In Dehalococcoidia bacterium, the genomic stretch CAGCACAGGAGGTGGGCGATGGCCTTCAGCACAACCCTCTGGCGGAGCATAGAGGACATCTTTTCGCGCATCCTGGCCCATCCCTTTCTGCAGGGCCTGACGGACGGCACACTCCCCGAAGAGGCCTTCCGCTTTTATGTGGTGCAGGACGCCCTCTACCTGCGGGACTTCGCCCGGGGCCTGGCCCTTTTGGGTGCCAAAGCCCCCCAGGATGCCTGGCTCATGAAGTTCGCCCAGGACGCCCGCGACGCCTTGCAGGTGGAGCGTGCCCTGCACGAGGCCTTTTTCGCCCACTGGGGGCTGACCCCGGAGCAGGTGTATGCCACCCCCTTGGCCCCCACCAATCTGCTGTATACCTCCTACCTTCTGCGGGTGGCCTATGAGCGCCCGTTTTATGAAGGGGTGGCCGCCTTCTTGCCCTGCTACTGGATCTACCTGGAGGTGGGGAAGGCGTTGGAGAGGCGGGGCTCCCCCAAGCCCCTGTACCAGCGCTGGATAGATACCTACGCCAGCACCGAATACGAGAAGGTGGTGCGGGGAACCATCGCCGTAACCGATGCCCTCGCCGAAACCCTCACCGACGCCCAGCGGGAGACCATGCGCCACCACTTCGTCATCACCAGCACCCTGGAGTGGATGTTTTGGGATATGGGCTGGCGGAAAGAGGGGTGGCCGGTGTAGGGGGGGACAGGTCTGGGCGGTTCCCTATGCCTTGACCAGAGGCATACCACGCCCTAGCATAGGGCACGGAGCCTCCACGTATGGTGCGCCCCTATCAGTGGATCGCCCTGCTCCGCTTGACAGGGACAACCCGCCGCGAGCGGATTCAGCGCATAGTGGCCCTGGTGGTTGTAGCGCTCATCATCGTGGGGGCGATTATCTTTCGCAACTTCCTCTGGGCCATCCGCACCGCCACATACCCGGGCATCTTCCTGCTGAGTTTGGTGGGGGCGGCGTCCATCTTCGTGCCCATACCGGGGTTGGCGTCGGTGTGTGCGGGGGCGGGGGTGCTGGCCTTGAACCTGTGGGCGGTGGCGGCTTTGGCAGCGGCGGGAGAGGCCATTGGCGAGACCAGCGGTTACCTGGCCGGCATTGGGGGGCGCACCCTGGTGGAGAAGCACCCTTACTACCTGCGCTTCTACGCCTGGATGCGCTACCGCGGGGGGCTGGTGCTGTTCCTGGCCTGCATCATCCCCAACCCCCTGTTTGACATCGTGGGCATTACGGCGGGGAGCCTGCGCTACCCCCTGCACCTCTTCTATCCCCTGGTGTTCAGTGGCAAACTGGTGAAGAACCTCTGGATCTCCTACCTGTGCTACCGGGGCCTCATGCCTGTGTTACGGTGGCTAGGTGGCATGGATTAGACTGTGCTAGGCTAGGACAACTACCAGGAGGGGGAGTATGCCGACTTTTGACCGTTCCTTTGTGGTGCAGTTGGCCGAGCGGTATCGCAACTGGGGGCGCTGGGGCCCCGAGGACGAACTGGGCACCCTTAACTTCGTTACTCCGGACACGGTGCGAGAGGCGGCCACACTCATACGGGACGGGAAGGTCTTCAGCCTGGCTATTGACTTTAACCACCTGGGCCCCCAGCGCCCCGGGCACTACACCCGCCGTTTCAACCCCGTCCACACCATGCTCCGCACGGGGACGGATGCTTTGGCCTCTGGCGAAGGGGGCGAACCCCCCATTATGGCCGGCAGTGATGACATCGTAACCATGCCTTTGCAATGTGCCACCCAGTGGGACAGCCTGGCCCACATCTTTTACAAAGGGATGATGTATAACGGGCGCTCCGCCGCCCTGGTTACCGCCCAGGGTGCCGCCAAAAACTCCATTGACAAGATGCGGGCACGGATCGTGGGGCGTGCCGTGCTCTTGGACATCCCCCGCAGTAAGGGCGTCCGCTGGCTGGAGCCTGGGACGCCTATTTATCCCGAAGACCTGGACGCCTGCCTGCGCCAGCAAGGGGTGCAGGTGCGCCGCGGCGACTTCCTCCTGGTGCGCACGGGCCACATCACCCTCTGCCGCGCCCGGGGCGACTGGGGCGACTACGCCGGGGGCGATGCGCCGGGCCTCTCCCTTTTGACCATCCCCTGGATTTACGAGAAGGAGGTCGCAGCGGTCTGCGCCGACACCTGGGGGGTGGAGGTGCGCCCCAACGAGGTGCCCGATGTGCGCCAGCCCTGGCACGTGGTCGCCATCCCCAACATGGGCCTGCTGGTGGGGGAAATTTTTGACCTGGACGCCTTGGCCGAGGATTGCGCCAAGGACGGACGCTATGCGATGTTCTTCTGCGCCCCACCCCTGCCCATCACGGGGGCAGTCGGCTCCCCGATCAACCCCCAGGCCATCAAGTAGGCCGCCATCCATCGGCCCCAAGGGGAGGGCGTGCGCCTCAAGGTTTGCCCCGACGACTTTTACGTGGAGGAGCGCATCGCCCTGCCCCTTGCTCCCGGCCCTTTCACCCTGTACCGCATCCGCAAGGTAGGCGTTACCACCCTGGCGGTGCAGGCAGGGCTTGCCCAGGGGTTAGGCCTCTCGCGGCGGGACGTGGTCTTCCCCGCCCAGAAGGATCGGCAAGCCGTGGCCGTCCAGTTCGCCTCGGTGCGGGGAGAGGGGCCGGCGCACCTTCGCGGGGAGGGGTGGGAGGCCGAAAGGGTGGGGCGGGCACCCCGTCCCCTCTCGCCCCACGACCTGCAGGGCAACGCCTTCACCCTGACCCTGCGCCACCTGGGCCAAGACGAAGTCCCCCGCCTGCGCTCAGCCCTGGAAAGGCGCCCCAGAGAGGGCCTCCCCAACTATTTTGACAGCCAACGCTTCGGCTCTTGCGTCCCAGGGGAGGGGTGCATCGGCAAAGCCTTGCTCCTCGGGGACGGCGAGAAGGCCCTCCGCCTCTTTTTAGCCACCCCCCTGCCGGGAGAAGGCAGGCGGGTGCGCGCCTTCAAGACCCTGGCGCGCCAGCACTGGGGGCAGTGGGAGCGCCTTCTGCCCCACGCCCCTCGGGGGCCCCTGCGGAGCGTCCTCACCTACCTGAAGGACCACCCCACCGCCTTCCGTCAGGCAGTCGACCGCATCGCCCCTGCCTTGCTCTCCCTGTTTCTCTCCGCTTACCAGGCGTGGCTATGGAACTGTGCGGTGGGGCGGTGGTTGCGGGCTCTGCTGGAACCCACAGGTGCGGTTGTGGAGGGGTTGACCATTGCCGGGTGTGCCCTTCCCCTGTATGAGGCTTGGGAGCCAGACCTGCGGGAACGCCTACGGAAGATGAGTCTCCCCCTTCCCCATCACAAGATGTCCTTCCCCGACCACCAAGCCGAGCGGAGTATGGCCGAAACCCTTGCCCAGGAGGGGCTTGCCCTGAAGGACTTGAAAGCGCGCCACCTCACCCACGCCTACTTGGGGCGGGGGGAGCGCCCCTTGCTCCTGTTCCCCGCCGACCTGAGGGTGGGGGAGGCCCAGCCCGATGACCGCTTCCCCGGACGCTGGAAGGTAAGAATCGCCTTCGCCCTTCCCCCCGGCTCCTATGCCACCCTGGTGGTAAAGGGGGCGGGCATCCTGGCGGGCGTGCCCCTTGAGGGGGAACCAGCCGTTACTGCAGAGTCCTGAGGAAGGCGATGACATCCTGCAGGTCGCGGTCGGTGAGGGCGGGGTTGCCGCCCTTGGGGGGCATGGCGACCTTGGTCCTGTTATCGGGAGCGTCGGCGGCGCGGCCCACCTTCAGGAAGTCCAGCAGTTGGGCATCGGTGAGGCGTTGAATGAATTCGTTCTTGCGCAGGTCCACACCCAACCCTTGTACCCCCTCGGCGTTCTGGCCGTGGCAGACGGCACAGGTGCCCGCGTACACTTGCTTGCCTCGGTTCACATCCCCAGCGGCCACGGTGCGAGCGGGAGTAGGCGTGCGCGCCGCAGGGGTAACCCCAGCGCGCGGGGTTGGTGTGGGGGCGGGCTGAGCAGCGCCCCCTCCACCGCATGCCGTCAGGAACACCACCACACCCACGGCAAGTCCAATAAGGGCCAGACGAAGCATAATTGTGCCTCCTTATGTTATGCCCACTGCCAGTGTCGCTACACAAAGGGAAAATGGGCCCTAGCGCTGGGCATTGTCAAGCGTATCCTTGTGATAAGTGTAACACACGCTCCCGGGAAAAGTCTAGCATCGGCCTCCCCAGGCGAAGGGCAGAGAAGGCCTGAGGGATAGGCGTCCCCACCCAGACGGACAAAGACAGAGGGCCGAAAGGCCAGCACCGAAAGTCCTACCTGAAGGGGAATGGCCCCGCTGGAAGGGGCACGGGCCTGACCTTCCGTTCAGGGGGCCGTCTTATCCCGGCTCGAAGGGCACCGAAAGCACGGGGGCCCTCTGCCCGTGCGCCGAGAACATTGTCAACAGGCCTAGCGCTTCGTGAAGGGCAGGAAGGCCTGGAGTTTGCGCGGGCCTTCCGCCCACCCCTCGGCGAAGTACCAGTCGCGGAAGCCTCCCGTGAAGCCCGCCTGGAGAAGTGCCTGGCCCAGGGGCGTAGCCTCGGGAGGGGTGCCCCGCTCCAGGGCGCGGCGGGTGTCGGCACGGTGGGGGGCTTCGTATTCCACCATGATGTGCCCCCCCGGGGGCAGGAGCGCCCGCAGCAGGCGCAAAAGGGCCACCAGCGCCTCCCCCTCCAGGGCCAAGCGCACCCCCGCCCCCTCCACAACAGAGGGCAAAGTCATCACCTCCACCCAGTTGGTAGCGGGGTAAGAGCCGCGGTGGTGCAGACCCTCCACCAGGGGGGGATGGGTCGGCTCCCCGCTGGGTGTGAGCCACCACAGGCGAAAGTAGTGGGCCCCCACCCGATTGGTCGGCCCCACCTCCACCCGCAGGCGTCCTCCCAGGAAAGGCCTCCCGTCCAATGTCAAGAGGGCTTCGGCGGCGGTCAAGGCCTTTTCAGGGGGCAGCGCCGAGGGGCTAGAGGCCTGTGTTCCGGTCTGGTCGGCCATAGGCGTAGGTGCTCCCTCTCCCTATAATAGGGCTAGGTGCTGTGCCCATGTTCGTCCATCTGCACACCCATACCGAATACAGCATGCTGGACGGCCTCTCCCGCATCCGGGACCTGGTGCGGAGAGCCAAAGAGTTGGGTATGCCCGCCCTGGCTCTCACCGACCACGGCAACCTCTACGGAGCCATAGAGTTCTTCCTGGAATGCCAAGCGGCGGGCATCAAGCCCATCATCGGCTGTGAGGTGTATGTGGCCAAGACCTCGCGCCACAGCCGGGGGAACGAGGAGAAAAGCCCCTTCCACCTGACCCTGCTGGCCAAAAACACCCAGGGCTACAAAAACCTCATCCACCTAGTGAGCAAAGCCCACCTGGAGGGCTTCCACTATAAGCCCCGCATTGATAAAGACCTCCTCGTCCGGCATCGGGAGGGGTTGGTGTGCCTGTCGGGGTGTCTGAACAGCGAACTGGCCCGCGCCATCCTGGAGGGGGGCATTGAGCCCGCCCGCCGCGTGGCGGGATGGTATCGGGAGGTGTTCGGCGAGGATTACTACCTGGAAATCCAGGAGCACCCCGGCGTTGCTGACCTTCACAAGGTCAACCCTGTTCTGCGCCTCTTGTCCCGGGAGATGGGCATTCCTCTGGTGGCCACCAACGACTCCCACTACACCACCCCCGACGAGGCTCCGCTGCAAGAGATTCTCATCTGCATCCACACGGGCACCACCCTCCAGGACCC encodes the following:
- a CDS encoding c-type cytochrome translates to MLRLALIGLAVGVVVFLTACGGGGAAQPAPTPTPRAGVTPAARTPTPARTVAAGDVNRGKQVYAGTCAVCHGQNAEGVQGLGVDLRKNEFIQRLTDAQLLDFLKVGRAADAPDNRTKVAMPPKGGNPALTDRDLQDVIAFLRTLQ
- a CDS encoding cyclase family protein, which codes for MPTFDRSFVVQLAERYRNWGRWGPEDELGTLNFVTPDTVREAATLIRDGKVFSLAIDFNHLGPQRPGHYTRRFNPVHTMLRTGTDALASGEGGEPPIMAGSDDIVTMPLQCATQWDSLAHIFYKGMMYNGRSAALVTAQGAAKNSIDKMRARIVGRAVLLDIPRSKGVRWLEPGTPIYPEDLDACLRQQGVQVRRGDFLLVRTGHITLCRARGDWGDYAGGDAPGLSLLTIPWIYEKEVAAVCADTWGVEVRPNEVPDVRQPWHVVAIPNMGLLVGEIFDLDALAEDCAKDGRYAMFFCAPPLPITGAVGSPINPQAIK
- a CDS encoding VTT domain-containing protein, giving the protein MVRPYQWIALLRLTGTTRRERIQRIVALVVVALIIVGAIIFRNFLWAIRTATYPGIFLLSLVGAASIFVPIPGLASVCAGAGVLALNLWAVAALAAAGEAIGETSGYLAGIGGRTLVEKHPYYLRFYAWMRYRGGLVLFLACIIPNPLFDIVGITAGSLRYPLHLFYPLVFSGKLVKNLWISYLCYRGLMPVLRWLGGMD
- the tenA gene encoding thiaminase II, producing the protein MAFSTTLWRSIEDIFSRILAHPFLQGLTDGTLPEEAFRFYVVQDALYLRDFARGLALLGAKAPQDAWLMKFAQDARDALQVERALHEAFFAHWGLTPEQVYATPLAPTNLLYTSYLLRVAYERPFYEGVAAFLPCYWIYLEVGKALERRGSPKPLYQRWIDTYASTEYEKVVRGTIAVTDALAETLTDAQRETMRHHFVITSTLEWMFWDMGWRKEGWPV
- a CDS encoding DUF1122 family protein, coding for MADQTGTQASSPSALPPEKALTAAEALLTLDGRPFLGGRLRVEVGPTNRVGAHYFRLWWLTPSGEPTHPPLVEGLHHRGSYPATNWVEVMTLPSVVEGAGVRLALEGEALVALLRLLRALLPPGGHIMVEYEAPHRADTRRALERGTPPEATPLGQALLQAGFTGGFRDWYFAEGWAEGPRKLQAFLPFTKR
- the truD gene encoding tRNA pseudouridine(13) synthase TruD — translated: MRLKVCPDDFYVEERIALPLAPGPFTLYRIRKVGVTTLAVQAGLAQGLGLSRRDVVFPAQKDRQAVAVQFASVRGEGPAHLRGEGWEAERVGRAPRPLSPHDLQGNAFTLTLRHLGQDEVPRLRSALERRPREGLPNYFDSQRFGSCVPGEGCIGKALLLGDGEKALRLFLATPLPGEGRRVRAFKTLARQHWGQWERLLPHAPRGPLRSVLTYLKDHPTAFRQAVDRIAPALLSLFLSAYQAWLWNCAVGRWLRALLEPTGAVVEGLTIAGCALPLYEAWEPDLRERLRKMSLPLPHHKMSFPDHQAERSMAETLAQEGLALKDLKARHLTHAYLGRGERPLLLFPADLRVGEAQPDDRFPGRWKVRIAFALPPGSYATLVVKGAGILAGVPLEGEPAVTAES